The DNA region CGCCAAGCAGCTTGACGATATTTTTGACAGGCCGGTACAGGTAAACGCTGAGCAGCAGCGACATCAGCACCGCCAGCACAATCGCCCCGTACATAATCCACTGATTGGCGTCGGTGACGGAATCGATATTTTGAAACTTGTACGGCAGCTTGTTGATATAGATAAACCCGTTATAGTCGGATTTGTAGAAATTGTACTCGTAATTGCCATGCGTCAGGGAAGCTTCCTGGGACGGGTTAAAATACACATCATTCAAGATGTCCACCAAATCCAGGTCCTTCTCCGTGCTCAGTATGACGTTGCGGTTCGCATCCAGCACGATGAGCGAAGCGCCGGGGATCATCGAGTTCAGGTCGATGCCTTTCAGCAGCTTGTTCACGTTGATCAGAATCATGAGGTTTTTGTTCGATAACCGGACCTTGTTGCTGTCCACCGCAATCATCAGATTGCGCCCGTACCCGCTGCTCTGATCCATGTATACCTCGGCCGGAAATACCGTAAACTCGTGCTCGGAGCGGGTGAAGTTTTTCCAGAACATCGAGTTGTAGCGTTGGGACGTGTAGCGTCTGTCAAAGAGGGCATCCAGGTTGCTCGTTCCCCGGGTCGTAATGGCAAGATCATGATCATCGAACGAGATGATCACGTCCTCCACGATATCCACATTGGACACGATGCTCGTCAAGTTGTCCTGCAGGGTTAGCACCCTCTCCATATCAAGCCCTCCGCTGTCCGCCTGAATCCGGTCCGAGGAAAGCGCATGAATGTTGAAGATCAGGTTGTTGATGGAGGAGAAGCTGGTATCGAAAGACTGAATGACGTTTTTGATCACCATGCGATTGTTATCGCTCACCTTGTCATAAATCCCGCTGATGGAATTTTTGTACACGATGTAATTGAATATGAACATGATGCCGATGACCAGTTGCAGAGCGAAGAAAATCTGAAGCAATCCTCTGTTGGCGATCAGTCGATTCATTATGGATTCACCTCTCTTGATGTCATCCCTTCATATTCAACACACATGGGCCCGGTCCCTTCACGATCAGCCTTTTTCGGAGCCGAGCATAACCCCCTTGGCAAAATACTTCTGCGCGAACGGATAGATCAGCAGCACCGGAATCATCGACAATACGATCGTTGCGTTCTTCATCGCCTGCGGGGCCAGCGCCGCCGCGTCGACCAGGCTCGGATTGCTGCCGTTCTCGCTGAAGATCAGCATATCGCGCAGCACCACCTGCAGCGGGTACAGCACCGAATCGTTCAAGTAGATCATCGGGATGAAGAAGCTGTTCCAGTGGCCCATGAAGTAGAACAAACCGATGGAAGCGAGCGCCGGCTTCGAGAGCGGGATCACGATCTGGAACAGGATCCGGTATTCGGATGCACCGTCGACGACAGCCGCCTCGCGCAGCGATTCCGACATATTCTCATAGAAGCTCTTCAAAATCAGCAGCTCGAAGGTCCAGATCGCATTCGGCAGCACCAAGGCCCATACACTGTTCAGCAGCCCCAGCTCCGAGACGATCAGATAGTTCGGAATAATGCCCGGGTTCAAGAACATGGTGATGATGATGGCCAGCAAAAAGAACTTGCGTCCGAAGAAGTTTTTGCGGGCCAGCGGGTAGGCCGCTACGGCCGTTAAGAGCAGGTTGATGGCCGTACCGAGCGCCGTGTACATGATCGTATTCAGGTACGCGCGCGGCACCCGGTCGTCATTAAGCACCTGGGCATAGGCGTCCAGATTGAAGCCCTTCGGAAACAGCGTAACATTCCCCTGCACCACCTCGGACGTCGCGCTGAGCGAAACGGCTGTAATATATATCACGGGATAGACGGTAATGATAGCAAGACACGTCAGAATGATCGTGTTCACGATGCCAAACAATGAGACGTTTCGAAGACTGAATCGTTTGTTTACCATAGTCCGCTGCCTCCCAATCGCTTGCTGAAGTAATTAGAGGATAACAGCAGGATCATCGCAACAACGGCTTCAAACAAGCCCACGGCTGCGCCATAGCTGTAATTGCTCTCCATGAGTCCCTTCCGGTAGACGTAAGTTGAGAATACGTCGGCTACCTCGTACGTCATCGGGCTGTAGAGCAGGAGCACCTTCTCGTACCCGATGCGCAGCATCGAACCCGTCTTCAACACGAACATAATGATGATCGTCGGAAGGATAGCGGGAATCGTAATCCGAAAAATCATATGGTGCCGCTTGGCGCCGTCCACCTTGGCCGCTTCATACAAGGAAGGGTTGATGCCCGCGATCGCTGCCATATAAATGATTGCCTCATAGCCAACGGTCGCCCAAATGTCCGAGGAGACGTATATGGTCCGGAACCAGCTTGGTTCCCCTAAGAAGTAAATTTTCTCAAAGCCTAACGCCGCGATGAACTGGTTAATGATCCCTTGGTTCGGCGAGAGGAAATCGATAATCATACTGCTGATGATGACAACCGACAGAAAGGAGGGAAGATAGCTTAGCGTCTGTACCGAACGCTTGAACCACCGGACCCTAACCTCATTTAAGAGAATCGCCAAAATGATCGGAAACGGAAATCCGAAAATCAGGTTGTATACGCCGAGAAGCAGCGTGTTCTTAAAGAGCAGCCAAAAATCCGGACTGCTGAAAAATTTCTCGAAATGCTTTAGTCCCACCCAATCGCTTTCCATGATTCCGGTGAACACGCTGTAGTCTTTGAAAGCAATAATCAAGCCGTACAGGGGTCCGTATCGGAAAATAATATAAAACAACAGGCACGGAATAAACAAAATTAACAGCTGCCGGTCCCGCTTCATATGCTGAAAGGCTGCAACCATTCGTCCGCCGATTCCCCCGCGGGGAGCGGCCGGCTTCATCTCTGTCCCTGCACTTGCCATGGTGTTCTTTCCCTCCTTAAGAAGATGAGCAGCATCCGGGCTTCGAATCCCGGATGCCGCCATCAGCCTTATATCTGTTGATGCTTACTTCGTAGCTTCATCCAGTCTCTTCTGAGCGGCATTGAAGATGTCGACAAGCTGCTTGGCGCCCTGCTTTTCGGCTTGCGTTTGCCACTGCTGCCACTGGGCATCGCCATAGCTCTTGTTCAGAATGTACTTCGCGTTGAATTCATCCGCCAATTTCTTCAGCGAGGTTTGAATTTCCGCAATTGTGGCCGTTTCGTCATCCGTGAAGTTCAGCACCGGATCCAGCGGCTCGAATTTGTTGCCGTTAAGCAGCTTATCCTGGGCTTCCTGCTCCTTCTCCGTGTAGTTGAAATACACGCTGCGTTTGTCGGCATTGACGTACAAGCCTTGCAGCCACAGACCATAGCGGTCCTCCAGCACGCTGATATCCACCAATGGAACGTCCGTCAGCTCCGGATAAACGGCTTTATCGCCTTCAAGCTTAAATGTTTCGCCTTCCACTCCCATCGTCACCAGCGTGGCGCCGGACGGGCTGGTCAAGTAGTCCAGCAGCTTCAGGGCCGCTTCCTTGTTATCATTGTTCGCCACCGCGATGCTGAAGCCGTTCGTAATGCTCTCAATCGTTTTGCCGTTGCCCGTCGGACCTACCGGGTTGCCGTAACGCAGATCATAGTTCGGGTTCTGGTCCTTCACTTGGTTGTAGAACAGATCCAGGCGGCCGATCCAGTCATAGGTAACGAAGGATTTGTTGCCGCTTGTCATCTTCGCGGTCCAGGAATCGTCGGTATCGGTCATGAATTCCGGATCAAGAAGACCCTCGTTGTACAGCTTCTTCATGAAATCGAGCATTTCCTTATGCTCCGGCTGCACGGTCGCATATTTCCAGACCTTGGCCGCTTCATCGTAATACACCGGATAGTTGGCCCCGCCTAAGCCCCAGCCGTATGCCCAGTCGCGGAAAATATGCTCTTTCGTCTTGGAGGCGTACGGGTAGGAATCCGGATAAGCCTCCTTCAGCTTCTTAAGCGCTTGATAAAACTCCTCGGTATTCGTCCATTCCTTAATGCCCAGCTCGTCGAAAATATCCTTGCGGTACAGGAAGCCGTGGTTCACGTCACGATTGATGTTCGCCACCGGCCAGGTATAGATGTTCCCGGATTCATCTCCATAGGATGGGATGACCCAAGGATTCTCGTCCACGTACATCCGCTTGAAATTGGGCAGCATATCAAGGTGTTCGTTGATCGCCACGACCGCCTTCTGCTTGCCGATCTTCTTCAGCTCCGACGGCGTCAGGCCGTGGAAAATGTCCGGCAGCTTGCCGGAAGCGACCGTCACCTTCAGCTTATCGTTGAATGTCGCCGAGGAATACGCTTGAAAGTTGATCTTAATCCCCGTGCGCTTTTCGATTTCCTTGGCCAGCAAAGAGTCATTAAGGTCCGTCTTCTCGCTCGCCACCATCCATGTAAGGGTTGTCGGTTTATCCACCAGCGGCAGCGTGAGCCCGCCCGTATCTCCGTATTGGTTCGGATCGGCCGGCGCTGCCGGAGCAGGTGTTTCGCCTGAGCCGCCTCCCGCCTCCGGCGCAGCCCCCTTGCCCCCGCCGCTGCATGCAGCAAGCATCGACATGATAATGGTTAATACAAGTGCCATACGAAACCATGGTTTTGGTTTTCTCATATATGCGCTCCTCCTAAATCTGGATATTCGTAAGTAACTGGATTCTAGGATGCCTTCGTTATACTACCCCCGTCGTTTTCCTTCTTCATTCTCGTTCAGTCATGACCTGCCGCGTGATGCGTTTGGATGATGATCGTTCATTAGATGCTCCTGCAGGCGGTTATCCCCTCCCAAGTCCTATCGTCCTGTGCAGCTTTTTCGCGAATACATTTCTTACTATTCGTAAAGCTGCCATCGGGCTGAAGTCGATATTGCATTTTCTACCCGCCCTCATCATAAAAGCGCTTTCAGGTTTTCGTAAACCATCGTATTTCATCCAGCTGGACTTTTTCCCGGAAGCCGACGTTAAAATCGCCGAATCCCTTGATACATCAGGCTTTTTGGCCGTGTAGAAAATGCTAAAGCGGTAGAAATAGAACAAAAAACAAAGGGATTTCCCTCCGGAAATCCCTCACATCATGTGTTCGTTTGATGTTCATTTTCTCCTCCGAAATGGAGGTAGTGCGCCTGTTTCAACCGATCAAATTCGTCAATGACACGGTCATTTGAGCTGCTCTTTGCAGCCGCTCAGCCTGCTCTTCTCTGCCGCTTCGAGAAACGCGATCACCTCGAGCGTTTCCTCTGCCGGAAGAACGGCTCGCTCCTCGGTAAACATGATCATGACCTGCTCCAGCAGGCTGGCATACCACGGCTTATCCGATGCCCCGGCATCGATAAATCGGCTGCCTTCGCTTCGATGGATTAACGCCGTGAACCGGCCGGTGCCCCTCCGGCTCCCGCGCACCGTTCCGATACGGCCGTCTTCCCAGACGCCGGTGATCAGCTCTTCGGTCTCCGTAGAGACCGCGGTGACCTCCTTGGCGCCCCTTCCCATCACGGCATACAGCATCTCGACGGCGTGAATGCCATACCAGAAATAGTGGGACTGGGTCGGCTGCACATCCATCGGCCCCGATATGTCGGCGCCCAGAATGCCGTCTGCGCCTTCTCCGGCAAGCTCCTGGGCGAGTGCATCCGCATAGCGGAGCGAGGAGGAGCTCATCAGCGGCACGCCGGAGCCGGAGGCCGCGGCGAAGATTTCCTTCGCTTCATCCGTACGCAGCGCCAGCGGCTTATCGATGAACACCGGCTTGCCATAGGAAGCGATCGAGCGGAACTGCCGCAGGTGCACCCGCCCATCTGCCGACAGCAGAAGGACGGCGTCACAAGCGGCAGCCACCTCTTCCGGCGTGCTCAGAATCGCGACGCCGAATTGCTCCTTGATCTCCTTCGTGAAGCCGTCCACCCGGCCGGCGCTAAGGGGAAAGTCCGGCGACCCTCCCGGGAACGCAGCCGT from Paenibacillus ihbetae includes:
- a CDS encoding carbohydrate ABC transporter permease → MVNKRFSLRNVSLFGIVNTIILTCLAIITVYPVIYITAVSLSATSEVVQGNVTLFPKGFNLDAYAQVLNDDRVPRAYLNTIMYTALGTAINLLLTAVAAYPLARKNFFGRKFFLLAIIITMFLNPGIIPNYLIVSELGLLNSVWALVLPNAIWTFELLILKSFYENMSESLREAAVVDGASEYRILFQIVIPLSKPALASIGLFYFMGHWNSFFIPMIYLNDSVLYPLQVVLRDMLIFSENGSNPSLVDAAALAPQAMKNATIVLSMIPVLLIYPFAQKYFAKGVMLGSEKG
- a CDS encoding ABC transporter permease — translated: MASAGTEMKPAAPRGGIGGRMVAAFQHMKRDRQLLILFIPCLLFYIIFRYGPLYGLIIAFKDYSVFTGIMESDWVGLKHFEKFFSSPDFWLLFKNTLLLGVYNLIFGFPFPIILAILLNEVRVRWFKRSVQTLSYLPSFLSVVIISSMIIDFLSPNQGIINQFIAALGFEKIYFLGEPSWFRTIYVSSDIWATVGYEAIIYMAAIAGINPSLYEAAKVDGAKRHHMIFRITIPAILPTIIIMFVLKTGSMLRIGYEKVLLLYSPMTYEVADVFSTYVYRKGLMESNYSYGAAVGLFEAVVAMILLLSSNYFSKRLGGSGLW
- a CDS encoding extracellular solute-binding protein, translated to MRKPKPWFRMALVLTIIMSMLAACSGGGKGAAPEAGGGSGETPAPAAPADPNQYGDTGGLTLPLVDKPTTLTWMVASEKTDLNDSLLAKEIEKRTGIKINFQAYSSATFNDKLKVTVASGKLPDIFHGLTPSELKKIGKQKAVVAINEHLDMLPNFKRMYVDENPWVIPSYGDESGNIYTWPVANINRDVNHGFLYRKDIFDELGIKEWTNTEEFYQALKKLKEAYPDSYPYASKTKEHIFRDWAYGWGLGGANYPVYYDEAAKVWKYATVQPEHKEMLDFMKKLYNEGLLDPEFMTDTDDSWTAKMTSGNKSFVTYDWIGRLDLFYNQVKDQNPNYDLRYGNPVGPTGNGKTIESITNGFSIAVANNDNKEAALKLLDYLTSPSGATLVTMGVEGETFKLEGDKAVYPELTDVPLVDISVLEDRYGLWLQGLYVNADKRSVYFNYTEKEQEAQDKLLNGNKFEPLDPVLNFTDDETATIAEIQTSLKKLADEFNAKYILNKSYGDAQWQQWQTQAEKQGAKQLVDIFNAAQKRLDEATK
- a CDS encoding Gfo/Idh/MocA family protein → MTLLNIGIIGLDTSHAVAFTRLLNDPGHPYHIPGGRVTAAFPGGSPDFPLSAGRVDGFTKEIKEQFGVAILSTPEEVAAACDAVLLLSADGRVHLRQFRSIASYGKPVFIDKPLALRTDEAKEIFAAASGSGVPLMSSSSLRYADALAQELAGEGADGILGADISGPMDVQPTQSHYFWYGIHAVEMLYAVMGRGAKEVTAVSTETEELITGVWEDGRIGTVRGSRRGTGRFTALIHRSEGSRFIDAGASDKPWYASLLEQVMIMFTEERAVLPAEETLEVIAFLEAAEKSRLSGCKEQLK